One window of Vicinamibacterales bacterium genomic DNA carries:
- a CDS encoding MFS transporter, giving the protein MSRLSPLAIIFLTVFIDLLGFGIIIPLLPFYAERFGGSAQTVAMLSASFSLMQFIFMPIWGRLSDRVGRRPILLLGLFGSFGSYLVFGLAGSLPLLFVSRIFAGIAGATVSTAQAYIADITTPENRAKGMGLVGAAFGLGFIFGPAIGGVLSRWGHMAPPLFASALALVNFAAAWFLLSESRPAHIPATARVSTSRLDALRKALTRPTLPALMLIYFTVVAAFSGFETTFALFAERRFRFNEETIGYLFAYVGIVLSFVQGGLVGRLVRRFGERRLVPVGILCQATGLASIAFSRSVPALFVANGILAFGMGLNSPALTSLISRASDPEDQGGILGLSQGLASLARILGPAWSGFLFDRWGMTSPYLSSAALMVAAFAVSIGGLHQARQGPDPVATATKW; this is encoded by the coding sequence GTGAGCCGCTTGTCCCCACTCGCGATCATCTTCCTCACGGTCTTCATCGACCTGCTCGGCTTCGGGATCATCATCCCGTTGCTGCCGTTCTACGCCGAGCGATTCGGCGGGAGCGCGCAGACGGTGGCGATGCTGTCGGCGTCCTTCTCGCTGATGCAGTTCATCTTCATGCCGATCTGGGGGCGGCTGTCGGACCGTGTCGGCAGACGGCCCATCCTGCTGCTGGGCCTGTTCGGCTCGTTCGGATCGTACCTGGTATTCGGCCTGGCGGGCTCGCTGCCGCTGCTGTTCGTGTCGAGGATCTTCGCGGGGATCGCCGGGGCGACGGTCTCGACGGCCCAGGCGTACATCGCCGACATCACGACGCCCGAGAACCGCGCGAAGGGCATGGGTCTCGTCGGCGCGGCGTTCGGGCTGGGCTTCATCTTCGGCCCGGCGATAGGGGGCGTTCTCAGCCGCTGGGGCCACATGGCGCCGCCGCTGTTCGCCTCGGCGCTGGCGCTCGTGAACTTCGCGGCCGCGTGGTTCCTCTTGTCCGAGTCTCGGCCGGCCCACATCCCGGCCACGGCGAGGGTGTCAACCTCGCGGCTCGACGCACTGAGGAAGGCATTGACTCGGCCGACGCTTCCGGCGCTGATGCTCATCTACTTCACGGTCGTTGCGGCGTTCTCCGGCTTCGAGACGACGTTCGCCCTGTTCGCCGAACGGCGGTTCCGCTTCAACGAAGAGACCATCGGCTACCTGTTCGCCTACGTGGGCATCGTGCTGTCGTTCGTGCAGGGCGGCCTGGTGGGACGCCTCGTTCGCCGATTCGGTGAGCGGCGGCTGGTGCCTGTGGGCATCCTCTGCCAGGCGACCGGACTCGCGTCGATTGCCTTCTCGCGCTCGGTCCCGGCCCTCTTCGTCGCCAATGGAATCCTCGCGTTCGGGATGGGCCTCAACAGCCCCGCGCTGACGTCGCTGATCTCTCGAGCGTCCGACCCTGAAGATCAGGGCGGAATCCTCGGTTTGTCGCAAGGGCTCGCGAGCCTCGCGCGGATTCTCGGACCGGCCTGGAGCGGCTTCCTCTTCGATCGCTGGGGCATGACATCGCCATACCTCAGCTCTGCGGCGCTCATGGTGGCGGCGT
- the def gene encoding peptide deformylase has translation MSILKIARMGHPVLRQVARKVDASEFKSPAFQKLVDDLIETMREYDGIGLAAPQVHEGLRLAIIGIEEGQDEDRSIRVLPVVNPEVTPIGKETAEDWEGCLSLPRLRGKVVRPTRVEVRALDRRGNRVELELRGYPARVAQHEIDHLDGVLFIDKMKSFDTLCFLDEYAKFWANDD, from the coding sequence ATGTCCATTCTGAAGATTGCGCGCATGGGACACCCCGTGCTGCGGCAGGTTGCGCGCAAGGTTGACGCATCCGAGTTCAAGTCGCCGGCGTTCCAGAAACTCGTGGACGATCTGATCGAGACGATGAGGGAGTACGACGGGATCGGCCTCGCGGCGCCGCAGGTGCACGAGGGACTGAGACTGGCGATCATCGGGATCGAAGAAGGTCAGGACGAGGATCGGTCGATCCGCGTGCTGCCCGTGGTGAATCCGGAGGTCACGCCGATCGGCAAGGAGACCGCGGAGGACTGGGAGGGGTGTCTGAGCCTTCCGAGACTCCGCGGGAAGGTCGTGCGGCCCACCCGTGTCGAGGTGCGGGCGCTCGACCGCCGTGGCAACCGCGTCGAACTGGAGCTGAGGGGCTACCCGGCGCGTGTCGCTCAGCACGAGATCGATCATCTCGACGGCGTGCTGTTCATCGACAAGATGAAGTCGTTCGACACCCTGTGCTTCCTGGACGAGTACGCGAAATTCTGGGCGAATGACGACTAG
- a CDS encoding NUDIX hydrolase, with the protein MSTRDDQHRFRFCPVCGAPAALRRLKAGEPERLVCPTCGFIHYFDPKPAVGTIIALEGGKILLVRRAIEPGYGPWVFPGGRRSWW; encoded by the coding sequence ATGTCGACACGAGACGATCAACATCGTTTTCGTTTCTGCCCGGTGTGTGGCGCCCCCGCCGCACTGCGCCGGCTGAAGGCTGGCGAGCCCGAGCGGCTCGTGTGCCCCACCTGCGGTTTCATCCACTACTTCGACCCCAAGCCGGCCGTTGGCACGATCATCGCGCTCGAGGGCGGCAAGATCCTGCTCGTCAGGCGGGCGATCGAGCCGGGCTATGGCCCCTGGGTTTTCCCCGGCGGACGCCGGTCGTGGTGGTGA
- the thiI gene encoding tRNA uracil 4-sulfurtransferase ThiI, producing MTSIVVHYQEIALKGRNRPWFIARLVQNLRTATSDLDVRAVRPLMGRIELVLGPGSSYEQVKERLARVFGIANFSRAARASLDIDQIAAAILHDLGDTETPSFRVSVKRSDKRFPMKSPDAEREIGGRIKLAKGWRVDLGDPALTITVEMLADHAFYFFAKDRGAGGLPTGVSGRVACLLSGGIDSPVAAWRMMKRGCSVMLVHFHSYPFLSRASQEKVRELAGLLTGYQLRSRLFMVAFGEIQRQVVLSVPSPLRVVVYRRLMMRIADRIARQHGAGALVTGEVIGQVASQTLENMAVIASATTLPVLRPLVGMDKEEIVAQAQRIGSYDISIVPDQDCCQLFTPKHPATRATRWAVEEAERVLPIEELVSKAAAAAELEHFEFPPAPREIPGR from the coding sequence ATGACTTCCATCGTTGTCCACTACCAGGAGATTGCGCTCAAGGGGCGGAACCGTCCGTGGTTCATCGCGCGCCTCGTCCAGAATCTCCGCACCGCGACCTCCGACCTCGACGTCCGCGCCGTTCGCCCCCTGATGGGGCGCATCGAACTCGTCCTCGGTCCCGGGTCCAGCTACGAACAGGTGAAAGAACGCCTCGCCCGGGTGTTCGGCATCGCGAACTTCTCGCGGGCGGCGCGCGCGTCGCTCGACATCGACCAGATTGCGGCGGCCATCCTGCACGACCTCGGCGACACCGAGACGCCGTCGTTCCGCGTGAGCGTGAAAAGGTCCGACAAGCGGTTCCCGATGAAGTCGCCCGACGCCGAACGGGAGATCGGCGGGCGGATCAAGCTGGCCAAGGGGTGGCGCGTCGATCTCGGCGATCCCGCATTGACGATTACCGTCGAGATGCTGGCCGATCACGCATTCTATTTCTTCGCGAAAGACCGGGGGGCCGGCGGCCTGCCGACGGGCGTGAGCGGACGCGTGGCCTGTCTGCTCTCGGGCGGAATCGATTCACCGGTCGCCGCATGGCGGATGATGAAGCGGGGCTGCAGCGTCATGCTCGTCCACTTCCACAGCTACCCGTTCCTGTCGCGCGCGTCGCAGGAGAAGGTGCGCGAGCTGGCCGGGTTGCTCACGGGCTACCAGTTGCGGAGCCGGCTCTTCATGGTGGCGTTCGGCGAGATCCAGCGCCAGGTGGTGTTGTCGGTCCCGTCGCCGCTGCGCGTCGTGGTCTACCGCCGGCTGATGATGCGCATCGCGGATCGGATCGCCCGCCAGCACGGTGCGGGCGCGCTGGTGACTGGCGAGGTGATTGGCCAGGTCGCGTCGCAGACCCTCGAGAACATGGCGGTGATCGCTTCGGCGACGACTTTGCCGGTGCTGCGGCCGCTCGTCGGCATGGACAAGGAAGAGATTGTCGCGCAGGCGCAGCGCATCGGCTCGTACGACATCTCGATCGTGCCCGACCAGGATTGCTGCCAGTTGTTCACGCCCAAGCACCCGGCCACGCGCGCCACGCGCTGGGCGGTCGAGGAGGCCGAACGGGTCTTGCCGATCGAGGAGCTCGTGTCGAAGGCCGCTGCCGCGGCGGAACTCGAGCACTTCGAATTCCCCCCCGCGCCTCGAGAGATTCCTGGTCGATAG
- the hpnE gene encoding hydroxysqualene dehydroxylase HpnE: MTDHSYDVIVIGAGFAGLSCAAALADGGARVLVLESRATLGGRASTFVDAATGEEVDNGQHLMLGCYHETFAFLDLVGARDLVRVQSSLEVPFVDESGRMSVLVCPTLPSPLHLLGGLLEWEALGWRDRLSAFNLAAPIRRTQRFLRTGKGWLPASGGETVENWLIRNGQARRLRDMLWEPLGLAALNQPISEAAAPPFVRVLARMLGPDPRDAAVAVPLRPLTAMYAEPARRFVEGRGGTVRVSSPAKVAVEAGRVVGVDVRADRTCAPAVVVAVPWFALPELFTGEVAPLDTLLSAARAVTASPIVTVNLWLDRPVLPGEFVGLPGRTFQWVFDKRQVLGDSASHLSFVSSGAASVVAESNDALAQRAHEELVAAFPSARAAAVLRSVVVRERRATFSLAPSQPPRPVTRTPISGLWLAGDWVDTELPASIEGAVLSGHQAAQAVCSQG, translated from the coding sequence GTGACTGATCACTCCTACGACGTCATCGTGATCGGCGCCGGCTTTGCCGGCCTCAGCTGCGCGGCCGCGCTGGCTGATGGCGGGGCTCGCGTGCTGGTGCTCGAATCGCGCGCCACGCTTGGTGGACGCGCGTCGACCTTCGTCGACGCGGCGACTGGCGAAGAGGTGGACAACGGCCAGCACCTGATGCTTGGCTGCTACCACGAGACGTTCGCGTTCCTGGACCTCGTGGGCGCACGGGACCTCGTGCGAGTTCAGTCGAGTCTCGAGGTCCCATTCGTTGATGAGTCGGGGCGGATGAGCGTGTTGGTCTGTCCGACCCTGCCATCGCCGCTCCACTTGCTTGGCGGCCTGCTCGAGTGGGAGGCCCTGGGCTGGCGCGACCGCCTCTCGGCATTCAATCTTGCCGCGCCGATTCGTCGCACGCAGCGGTTTCTCAGGACGGGCAAGGGCTGGCTGCCGGCATCAGGTGGCGAGACGGTCGAGAACTGGTTGATCCGGAACGGACAGGCACGCCGGCTGCGCGACATGCTCTGGGAGCCACTCGGCCTGGCGGCGCTCAACCAACCCATCAGCGAGGCGGCCGCACCGCCGTTTGTCAGGGTGCTCGCCCGGATGCTCGGCCCGGACCCGCGCGACGCTGCGGTGGCTGTCCCGCTACGGCCGTTGACTGCGATGTACGCCGAACCCGCGCGCCGGTTCGTCGAAGGTCGGGGAGGCACGGTGCGGGTGTCGAGTCCCGCGAAAGTCGCCGTCGAGGCGGGCCGGGTCGTCGGCGTGGACGTGCGCGCCGACCGGACGTGCGCACCGGCAGTCGTTGTCGCAGTGCCCTGGTTCGCGCTCCCGGAGCTCTTCACAGGCGAGGTGGCCCCTCTCGACACGCTGCTGTCGGCTGCGCGTGCGGTCACGGCCTCGCCGATCGTCACCGTCAACCTCTGGCTGGATCGCCCGGTGCTGCCCGGAGAATTCGTCGGACTCCCGGGCCGGACGTTCCAGTGGGTGTTCGACAAGCGGCAGGTGCTCGGCGATTCCGCCTCGCACCTGTCGTTCGTGTCGAGCGGCGCGGCGTCTGTTGTCGCCGAATCGAACGACGCCCTGGCGCAGCGCGCCCATGAGGAACTCGTCGCCGCGTTTCCGTCTGCGCGCGCGGCCGCCGTGCTTCGCAGCGTGGTCGTCCGCGAACGGCGGGCCACGTTCTCCCTGGCCCCGAGCCAGCCGCCGCGCCCGGTCACGCGCACGCCGATATCGGGGCTGTGGCTCGCCGGCGATTGGGTCGACACCGAGCTCCCGGCCTCCATCGAAGGAGCCGTCCTGAGCGGACACCAGGCCGCGCAGGCTGTATGCTCTCAGGGATGA
- the hpnD gene encoding presqualene diphosphate synthase HpnD, which translates to MSGRDTNFYYSFLVLPAEKRHAIVAVWDFCRAVDDAVDEAPAGLAPDDEGSGRAQLARWRRELAASYGAGTPETRQGRALVPFIARFGLPRESFEAVIDGVAMDLERTRYRTFDDLREYCLHVASAVGLLCIEIFGYREPGTRQYAVDLGIALQLTNIIRDVETDRSRGRIYLPLEDLARFRCTEADLEKGLSGAGVRELLRYESQRARHYYETAERELPRHDRRRMVAARIMGGIYRAILDRVEASGYDVFSGKIRVPRPRRAVIAATLWIRAMLGL; encoded by the coding sequence ATGAGTGGTCGCGACACCAACTTCTATTACTCCTTCCTCGTGCTTCCCGCCGAGAAGCGCCACGCCATTGTCGCCGTATGGGATTTCTGCCGCGCGGTGGACGATGCGGTGGACGAAGCGCCCGCAGGTCTGGCGCCGGACGACGAGGGGAGCGGGCGCGCCCAGTTGGCGCGGTGGCGTCGGGAGTTGGCCGCGAGCTACGGCGCCGGCACGCCCGAAACGCGGCAGGGGCGCGCGCTGGTGCCGTTCATTGCCAGGTTCGGCCTGCCGCGCGAGTCGTTCGAAGCGGTGATCGATGGCGTTGCGATGGATCTCGAGCGGACGAGGTATCGCACGTTCGACGACCTGCGCGAGTACTGTCTGCACGTGGCGTCTGCTGTCGGCCTCTTGTGCATCGAGATCTTCGGCTACCGCGAACCGGGCACGCGTCAGTACGCGGTGGATCTCGGCATCGCGCTGCAGTTGACGAACATCATCCGCGACGTGGAGACCGACCGGTCGCGCGGCCGGATCTACCTGCCGCTCGAGGATCTGGCGCGGTTCCGGTGCACCGAAGCCGATCTGGAGAAAGGCCTCAGCGGGGCCGGGGTGCGTGAACTGCTGCGCTATGAGAGCCAGCGCGCCCGCCACTACTACGAAACGGCCGAGCGAGAGTTGCCTCGCCACGACCGGCGCCGAATGGTCGCCGCCCGGATCATGGGCGGGATCTACCGCGCGATCCTGGATCGGGTCGAAGCGTCCGGCTACGATGTCTTCTCCGGCAAGATCCGCGTTCCCAGGCCCCGTCGGGCAGTGATTGCAGCGACCTTGTGGATCCGCGCGATGCTGGGCCTCTAA
- the hpnC gene encoding squalene synthase HpnC, whose protein sequence is MVTPSPAADRPDRAYATCARFAREHYENFPVASRLLPARMRPHVAAVYAFARVADDFADEGQRTAAERFALLDAWLGRLRGCGPTVSTPESDGPAELPAETNDIFTALGCTIRECRLPLQLFEDLLSAFRQDVATVRYRTWDELLDYCRRSANPVGRLVLRIAGHEDESLDRSSDAVCSALQLTNFWQDVERDWRRGRFYMPLDECRRAHADFSDLDDGHLTPEWQRALAAAADRTATLFDDGRLVCDRVGGRLGLELRLTWLGGRRILSRIVRNDFDVFHQRPTLGATDVPALLWQALTWRTR, encoded by the coding sequence ATGGTGACGCCTTCGCCCGCGGCCGATCGGCCGGACAGGGCCTACGCGACGTGCGCCAGGTTCGCGCGCGAGCACTACGAGAACTTCCCCGTGGCGTCCCGCCTGCTGCCCGCGCGGATGCGGCCGCACGTGGCAGCGGTCTATGCCTTCGCTCGTGTGGCGGACGACTTTGCCGACGAGGGGCAACGGACCGCGGCGGAACGGTTCGCACTACTCGACGCCTGGCTCGGGCGCCTGCGAGGCTGTGGGCCCACCGTATCCACGCCCGAGTCCGACGGCCCGGCCGAATTGCCGGCGGAAACCAACGACATCTTCACCGCGCTCGGCTGTACAATCCGCGAGTGCCGGCTGCCGCTCCAGTTGTTCGAGGATCTGCTGAGTGCTTTCCGGCAGGACGTGGCAACCGTGCGGTATCGGACGTGGGACGAACTGCTCGACTACTGCCGACGATCGGCGAACCCGGTCGGCCGGCTCGTCCTGCGGATAGCCGGGCATGAGGACGAATCGCTCGATCGCTCGTCGGATGCGGTCTGCTCGGCGCTCCAGTTGACGAACTTCTGGCAGGACGTCGAGCGCGACTGGCGCAGGGGTCGGTTCTACATGCCGCTCGACGAGTGTCGGCGCGCCCACGCCGATTTCTCGGATCTCGATGACGGGCATCTCACGCCGGAGTGGCAACGCGCGCTTGCAGCGGCGGCCGATCGCACGGCCACGCTGTTCGACGACGGCAGGCTCGTGTGCGACCGCGTTGGCGGCCGGCTCGGCCTCGAACTGCGGCTCACGTGGCTGGGGGGCCGGCGGATACTCTCGCGGATCGTGCGCAACGACTTCGACGTCTTCCATCAACGGCCCACGCTCGGAGCGACAGACGTCCCTGCGCTGCTCTGGCAGGCGCTCACGTGGCGGACCCGATGA
- a CDS encoding cob(I)yrinic acid a,c-diamide adenosyltransferase — protein sequence MKIYTRTGDGGETALFDGRRVSKAALRVDAYGEIDELNAAVGVVLAEGIDADLAAMLQAVQRDLFAVGGRLADPERHIAERVDKAAIADTDIARLEAWIDRLESELEALRRFILPGGSPPGAHLHVARTICRRAERRIVALGADSVEPRLLAYVNRLSDFLFVLARAVNRRAGVPEVEW from the coding sequence GTGAAGATCTACACGCGCACCGGGGACGGCGGCGAAACGGCGTTGTTCGACGGCCGCCGGGTGTCCAAAGCGGCGCTCCGCGTGGACGCGTACGGTGAGATTGACGAGCTGAACGCGGCAGTGGGCGTCGTCCTGGCCGAAGGGATAGACGCCGACCTGGCCGCGATGCTGCAGGCCGTCCAGCGGGATCTGTTTGCGGTCGGCGGGCGGCTCGCCGACCCCGAGCGACACATTGCCGAGCGTGTGGACAAGGCCGCGATCGCCGACACCGACATTGCCCGCCTCGAGGCGTGGATCGATCGCCTCGAGTCCGAACTCGAGGCGTTGCGGCGCTTCATTCTTCCCGGCGGCTCGCCGCCCGGTGCGCATCTCCACGTGGCCCGCACGATCTGCCGCCGTGCCGAACGGCGCATCGTCGCGCTCGGCGCCGACTCGGTTGAGCCCCGACTCCTGGCCTATGTGAACCGGCTGTCGGACTTCCTCTTCGTACTGGCCCGCGCCGTGAACCGGCGTGCTGGTGTTCCAGAAGTCGAATGGTGA
- a CDS encoding A/G-specific adenine glycosylase codes for MKKVPALPAAGARQRFRRRLLGWYDVHGRDLPWRKADTPYQILVSEIMLQQTQVDRVLPKYHEWLGRFPSLAALADASVEDAVKTWYPLGYNIRPRRLHSIAREAVARYGGELPADEETLLQFKGIGRYTAGAIRSFAFGQRSAILDTNVARVLFRVFVGNGDLKAHAMRNRLWDISRALLPHKRVFDFNQALMDLGAMVCVARKPRCSLCPMAAFCKSRL; via the coding sequence ATGAAGAAAGTGCCCGCGCTGCCCGCGGCGGGTGCCAGGCAGCGGTTTCGGCGGCGGCTGCTGGGATGGTACGACGTGCACGGCCGCGATCTGCCCTGGCGAAAGGCCGATACTCCGTACCAGATCCTCGTATCGGAGATTATGCTCCAGCAGACGCAGGTCGACCGCGTGCTGCCCAAGTACCACGAATGGCTCGGGCGGTTTCCGTCCCTTGCCGCGCTCGCCGACGCCTCCGTCGAAGATGCGGTGAAGACGTGGTACCCGCTCGGCTACAACATCCGCCCGCGGCGCCTGCATTCGATCGCTCGAGAAGCGGTCGCTCGATACGGAGGCGAACTGCCGGCAGATGAGGAGACCCTGCTGCAGTTCAAGGGTATCGGACGTTACACCGCCGGCGCCATCCGGAGCTTCGCGTTCGGCCAGCGCTCGGCCATTCTCGACACCAACGTCGCGCGCGTGCTGTTTCGTGTGTTCGTCGGAAACGGCGATCTCAAGGCGCACGCGATGCGGAACCGGCTCTGGGATATCTCGCGCGCGCTGCTGCCGCACAAGCGCGTGTTCGACTTCAACCAGGCCTTGATGGATCTGGGCGCCATGGTGTGCGTGGCCCGAAAGCCAAGGTGCAGCCTGTGCCCGATGGCGGCGTTCTGCAAGAGCAGGTTGTAG
- a CDS encoding (deoxy)nucleoside triphosphate pyrophosphohydrolase: MPTIVTAAVVERDGRLLVARRVTGSHLAGCWEFPGGKCEPGETAEEALARELVEELGVAAAIGEEIYRTTYAYDDRVLDLRFFSCRIDGDPQPLLGQEIRWVTRSELPTLSFPPADTELVARLASDWRV, encoded by the coding sequence ATGCCGACGATTGTGACCGCCGCCGTTGTCGAACGGGACGGGCGCCTGCTCGTGGCGCGGCGCGTCACGGGCTCGCACCTGGCCGGATGCTGGGAGTTCCCTGGCGGCAAGTGCGAACCGGGGGAGACAGCCGAGGAGGCGCTGGCCCGCGAGTTGGTCGAGGAACTCGGCGTGGCGGCCGCGATCGGCGAGGAAATCTACCGCACGACCTACGCCTACGACGACCGTGTGCTCGACCTGCGCTTCTTCTCCTGCCGCATCGACGGTGACCCGCAACCGCTGCTCGGCCAGGAGATTCGGTGGGTGACGCGCTCCGAGCTCCCCACGCTCTCGTTCCCCCCCGCCGACACGGAACTCGTCGCGCGGCTCGCCTCGGATTGGCGGGTCTGA
- a CDS encoding glycine cleavage T C-terminal barrel domain-containing protein, with product METGDAYRAARETAAVFDRSARGKIAVAGNDRRTYLHAMLTNDVATLQAGGGCYAAYLTPQGRMMADVRLLELGDLILMDLEPSVTGAILEKLDQFVFAEDVRLGNLTDSFGELSVVGPRAAHVVAVSLADGGGSGAATLGEAELRGWREFQNARATHGGEMVLVAASTEVGSPGFDLYIERPHVEALHRALIAAGATPGDAAVAETLRIEAGRPAFGIDLDAETIPLEAGIEGRAISFTKGCYPGQEVVIRVLHRGHGRVARRLVGLLVDGADLPARGDALRAGDRDAGRVTSACVSPLVGQPIALAYVHRDFIEPGTSVVIARGDQRLTARVATLPFVRQE from the coding sequence ATGGAGACAGGTGACGCGTATCGGGCTGCCAGGGAGACAGCGGCAGTGTTCGACCGATCGGCGCGCGGCAAGATCGCGGTCGCGGGGAACGACCGGCGCACGTATCTCCACGCGATGCTGACCAACGACGTGGCCACGTTGCAGGCGGGCGGCGGGTGCTACGCGGCCTATCTGACGCCCCAGGGCCGGATGATGGCGGATGTGCGGCTGCTCGAACTTGGTGACCTGATCCTGATGGACCTGGAGCCGTCGGTGACAGGGGCCATCCTCGAGAAGCTCGACCAGTTCGTGTTCGCCGAGGATGTCCGGCTCGGTAATCTCACCGACTCGTTCGGTGAACTGTCGGTCGTAGGCCCCAGGGCTGCGCACGTGGTGGCGGTGTCGCTGGCCGACGGCGGTGGTTCGGGCGCCGCGACGCTCGGAGAAGCCGAGTTGCGCGGCTGGCGCGAATTCCAGAATGCTCGGGCCACGCATGGCGGAGAAATGGTGCTCGTCGCGGCGTCGACCGAGGTGGGATCCCCAGGCTTCGACCTCTACATCGAGCGGCCGCACGTCGAGGCGCTGCACCGCGCGCTGATCGCTGCGGGGGCGACGCCGGGCGACGCCGCGGTTGCCGAGACGCTGCGGATCGAGGCCGGCCGTCCCGCATTTGGCATCGACCTGGACGCCGAGACGATCCCGCTCGAGGCCGGGATTGAGGGCCGCGCGATCAGCTTCACGAAGGGATGCTATCCGGGACAGGAAGTCGTCATCCGCGTCCTGCACCGCGGCCACGGGCGCGTGGCGAGGAGGCTCGTGGGCCTGCTGGTCGATGGGGCGGATCTGCCCGCGCGGGGGGATGCGCTACGGGCAGGCGATCGTGACGCGGGCCGGGTGACCAGCGCGTGCGTGTCGCCGCTCGTCGGGCAGCCGATCGCGCTCGCGTACGTGCACCGAGACTTCATCGAACCCGGCACGTCGGTCGTCATCGCACGTGGCGACCAGCGGTTGACGGCTCGCGTCGCGACACTGCCATTCGTCCGCCAGGAGTAG
- a CDS encoding alpha/beta fold hydrolase yields MRIAHCTVALVLLASLTSAAQSPTAAAPQSAEFAIFLKGVPIGTDQVTVTRTADGVSITGSERLGAPVNMTIRKAEIRYDGSGHPLECRIEGSLREQLLIIHTVVSGTTATTNTTQGQASGQKNDEIAADAVLLPNAFFAGYEGLAARLVSAKPGDELKAYIPPQAQIGVQILSVADDRIRTTAGALQVRRYRLRFLNPGKPSEVEIWAETSGRLLRFSVMSQGLDVVRTDIASVAARREPVARPNDEQVRVPADGFTVAGTLSRPATQPSPGWRFPAVVLVGKLDEGDREETTGGVPVFGQLASALADAGFLVIRYDKRGIGQSGGRSETATVSDYAEDLRAVVKFLKNRKDVQDNRIVVLGYAEGAAVAMTAAMRDKEIRALVLVAAAGRSGSEAILDQQVRSLAAMNIPAAEKQAKIGLQRKIHLAALTGKGWEGIPPDVRRQAETPWFQTFLAFDPGKLMPKLRQPILILHGERDRQIDPSNADILAAMARARKGEAGLAVTLVKIPGVNHLLLPATTGESDEYAQLANAPVSPAVVPAIDAWLKSLR; encoded by the coding sequence ATGCGTATTGCTCATTGTACCGTTGCACTGGTGCTTCTCGCATCGCTGACGTCCGCCGCCCAGAGCCCGACCGCAGCGGCCCCGCAGTCGGCAGAGTTCGCCATCTTCCTCAAGGGCGTTCCCATCGGCACCGACCAGGTGACGGTCACCCGAACGGCCGACGGGGTGAGCATTACCGGGTCGGAACGCCTCGGCGCACCAGTCAACATGACGATCCGCAAGGCCGAGATTCGGTACGACGGCAGCGGACACCCGCTCGAATGCCGGATCGAAGGCAGTCTCCGCGAACAACTGCTCATCATCCATACCGTGGTGTCAGGCACCACCGCCACGACCAACACGACGCAGGGCCAGGCCTCCGGTCAGAAGAATGACGAGATTGCAGCGGACGCCGTCCTGCTGCCGAATGCCTTTTTTGCGGGCTACGAGGGCTTGGCCGCGCGTCTCGTGTCGGCGAAACCCGGCGACGAGCTCAAGGCCTACATCCCGCCGCAAGCCCAGATCGGCGTTCAGATCCTCAGCGTGGCCGACGATCGCATCCGGACCACGGCCGGCGCACTGCAGGTGCGGCGCTACCGGCTGCGGTTCCTCAATCCGGGAAAGCCGAGCGAGGTCGAAATCTGGGCCGAGACGAGCGGCCGGCTGTTGCGGTTCAGTGTGATGAGCCAGGGTCTGGACGTCGTCCGCACCGATATCGCGTCGGTCGCCGCGCGCCGCGAGCCGGTGGCCCGCCCGAACGACGAGCAGGTGCGCGTCCCGGCCGATGGCTTCACGGTTGCCGGGACGTTGTCGAGGCCCGCGACCCAGCCCAGCCCGGGGTGGCGCTTCCCCGCGGTCGTCCTCGTCGGCAAGTTGGACGAAGGCGACCGGGAAGAGACGACGGGCGGTGTTCCGGTGTTCGGCCAACTCGCCTCCGCACTGGCGGACGCCGGCTTCCTGGTGATTCGGTATGACAAGCGCGGAATCGGCCAGAGCGGCGGGCGATCGGAAACGGCTACCGTGTCCGACTACGCCGAGGATCTGCGGGCAGTCGTCAAGTTCCTGAAGAACCGCAAGGACGTGCAGGACAATCGAATCGTCGTGCTGGGTTACGCGGAGGGCGCCGCCGTGGCGATGACCGCCGCGATGCGCGACAAGGAGATCAGAGCGCTGGTGCTCGTTGCCGCCGCCGGCAGGAGCGGCAGCGAGGCGATCCTCGACCAGCAGGTTCGCTCCCTCGCCGCGATGAACATCCCCGCGGCGGAAAAGCAGGCAAAGATCGGGCTACAGCGGAAGATTCATCTGGCGGCGCTGACCGGCAAGGGTTGGGAGGGCATCCCACCCGACGTGCGGCGACAGGCTGAGACTCCTTGGTTCCAGACGTTCCTGGCGTTCGACCCGGGGAAGCTCATGCCCAAACTGCGCCAGCCGATTCTCATTCTCCATGGTGAACGCGATCGCCAGATCGACCCGTCGAATGCCGACATCCTCGCCGCCATGGCCAGGGCGCGCAAGGGCGAAGCCGGCCTGGCCGTGACGCTCGTGAAGATTCCAGGGGTCAATCACCTGCTGCTGCCTGCGACCACCGGAGAATCTGACGAGTACGCCCAACTGGCGAACGCGCCGGTGAGCCCAGCCGTGGTGCCGGCGATCGACGCGTGGCTGAAATCACTCCGCTGA